In Solanum stenotomum isolate F172 chromosome 6, ASM1918654v1, whole genome shotgun sequence, one DNA window encodes the following:
- the LOC125868301 gene encoding proteasome subunit beta type-5-like translates to MMKIDFSGLEPRAPLRGESSELFDGISNSPSFHLPNTANFDGFQKEAIQMVKPAKGTTTLAFIFKGGVMVAADSRASMGGYISSQSVKKIIEINPYMLGTMAGGAADCQFWHRNLGIKCRLHELANKRRISVTGASKLLANILYSYRGMGLSVGTMIAGWDEKGPGLYYVDSEGGRLKGNRFSVGSGSPYAYGVLDNGYRYDLSVEEAAELARRAIYHATFRDGASGGVASVYHVGPNGWKKLSGDDVGELHYHYYPVEVAAVEQEMAEVPVA, encoded by the exons ATGATGAAGATCGATTTTAGTGGACTTGAACCAAGGGCCCCACTTCGAGGGGAGTCTTCTGAGCTGTTCGATGGAATTTCGAATTCTCCATCATTCCATCTTCCTAATACTGCTAAT TTTGATGGTTTTCAAAAAGAAGCAATCCAAATGGTGAAGCCCGCAAAGGGAACCACAACCCTTGCTTTCATTTTTAAAGGAGGTGTCATGGTTGCTGCTGATTCTCGGGCTAGCATGGGAGGATATATAT CATCTCAATCTGTGAAGAAAATCATTGAAATTAATCCCTATATGCTTGGCACAATGGCTGGTGGGGCTGCTGACTGCCAATTCTGGCATAGAAACCTGGGAATCAAG TGCCGTCTTCATGAACTGGCAAACAAAAGGAGAATTTCAGTTACTGGAGCTTCAAAGCTGCTGGCAAACATTTTATATTCTTACCGTGGAATGGGTTTGTCTGTTGGAACCATGATTGCTGGTTGGGATGAGAAG GGTCCAGGACTATACTATGTGGATAGTGAGGGAGGACGGCTTAAAGGAAACAGATTCTCTGTTGGATCTGGTTCTCCTTATGCTTATGGTGTTTTGGATAATGG GTACCGATATGATCTGTCTGTGGAAGAAGCAGCCGAGTTGGCTAGACGAGCAATTTATCATGCTACATTCCGTGATGGAGCTAGTGGAGGTGTTGCTAGTG TTTATCATGTCGGACCAAATGGATGGAAGAAGCTTTCAGGTGACGATGTTGGAGAACTCCACTACCACTACTATCCCGTCGAAGTGGCAGCTGTGGAGCAGGAAATGGCTGAAGTGCCAGTGGCCTAA